From Rubrivirga sp. SAORIC476, a single genomic window includes:
- a CDS encoding vanadium-dependent haloperoxidase, whose product MTVRPLALLLALGLLAGCQAPDGPPPPEAEDPELLHGAFQRITDVMTYDITSPPQAARVYAYVSVAAYEALAPTRPDRVSLTGQLRDFDAPPPPGDDVHGPTAALWAALTVGEALTFSDDRVAEYRAEAEQALRDAGLGRARLAASTAHGEAVARHVLAWAAADGYAQTRSGPAYTISDEPGTWRPTPPAYMDAIEPNWATLRPFVLDSAAQFKPEPPPPYSLAPGSPFRQQVDDVVAVTNAMTEEQRAIASFWDCNPYVMHTRGHAMFATKKITPGGHWMGIAAIASRLAGDDTAGAAEAYVRTALALADGFLSVWDEKYRSRLVRPETVINEHIDEDWAPLLQTPPFPEYSSGHSVISGAAAEALTALYGDDVAFDDDTEVPYGLPVRSFGSFREAAEEAAISRLYGGIHYRMAAERGLDQGRGIGAFHVERLDTRTPSVAGR is encoded by the coding sequence ATGACTGTGCGCCCCCTCGCTCTCCTCCTCGCCCTCGGCCTGCTCGCCGGGTGCCAGGCCCCCGACGGCCCGCCGCCGCCCGAGGCGGAGGACCCCGAACTGCTGCACGGCGCGTTCCAGCGGATCACCGACGTGATGACGTACGACATCACGAGCCCCCCGCAGGCTGCCCGCGTCTACGCCTACGTGTCGGTCGCCGCCTACGAGGCCCTCGCCCCGACCCGCCCCGACCGGGTCTCGCTCACAGGCCAGCTCCGCGACTTCGACGCGCCCCCCCCGCCCGGCGACGACGTGCATGGCCCGACGGCTGCGCTCTGGGCCGCCCTCACCGTCGGCGAGGCGCTGACGTTCTCCGACGACCGGGTGGCCGAGTACCGTGCCGAGGCCGAGCAGGCGCTCCGCGACGCTGGGCTCGGCCGCGCCCGCCTCGCCGCCTCCACGGCGCACGGGGAGGCCGTCGCCCGGCACGTGCTCGCCTGGGCCGCCGCCGACGGCTATGCCCAGACGCGCAGCGGCCCGGCCTACACCATCTCCGACGAGCCCGGCACGTGGCGCCCGACGCCGCCCGCCTACATGGACGCCATCGAGCCCAACTGGGCCACGCTGCGCCCGTTCGTGCTCGACTCGGCCGCGCAGTTCAAGCCCGAGCCGCCGCCGCCGTACTCGCTCGCGCCCGGCTCCCCCTTCCGTCAGCAGGTCGACGACGTGGTCGCGGTGACGAACGCCATGACCGAGGAGCAGCGTGCCATCGCCAGCTTCTGGGACTGCAACCCGTACGTCATGCACACGCGCGGCCACGCCATGTTCGCCACCAAGAAGATCACGCCGGGGGGCCACTGGATGGGGATCGCCGCCATCGCCAGCCGCCTCGCGGGCGACGACACGGCAGGCGCAGCCGAGGCCTACGTCCGCACCGCCCTCGCCCTAGCCGACGGCTTCCTCTCGGTGTGGGACGAGAAGTACCGCAGCCGCCTCGTTCGCCCCGAGACCGTGATCAACGAGCACATTGACGAGGACTGGGCCCCGCTTCTGCAGACGCCGCCCTTCCCCGAGTACTCCTCCGGTCACAGCGTCATCTCGGGCGCCGCCGCCGAGGCCCTCACGGCGCTCTACGGCGACGATGTCGCCTTCGACGACGACACCGAGGTGCCCTACGGGCTCCCCGTCCGCTCGTTCGGGTCGTTCCGTGAGGCGGCTGAGGAGGCGGCCATCAGTCGGCTCTATGGCGGCATCCACTACCGGATGGCCGCCGAGCGCGGCCTCGACCAGGGGCGTGGCATCGGCGCGTTCCACGTCGAGCGCCTCGACACGCGGACACCCAGCGTGGCCGGGCGGTAG
- a CDS encoding DUF1080 domain-containing protein has product MRVFLSLLLCVALSACGGLAGGADGADGASPARDRAEAGWVDLFDGATLDGWHGYARADAPAAWSVQDGLLTFTPGTDDGGDLVAPGTYGDFELEVEWKVAACGNSGLFYRGEESADLAPIYRTSLEAQILDDTCHPDARFPSHRAGGLYDLYAPTAQVSRPGDWNTLRIVADGARIEHVLNGTRIVDAEQGSADWNARMAVSKFRDAEAFPGYGTRRAGIVGLQDHGDTLQVRTVRIRTL; this is encoded by the coding sequence GTGCGCGTCTTCCTGTCGCTCCTCCTCTGTGTCGCGTTGTCGGCGTGCGGCGGCCTCGCCGGCGGCGCCGATGGGGCAGATGGCGCCTCGCCCGCCCGCGACCGCGCCGAGGCCGGGTGGGTGGACCTCTTCGACGGCGCCACGCTCGACGGCTGGCACGGCTATGCCCGAGCCGACGCGCCCGCTGCGTGGTCCGTCCAGGATGGCCTGCTGACGTTCACGCCCGGCACCGACGATGGCGGCGACCTCGTGGCCCCCGGCACCTACGGCGACTTCGAACTGGAGGTCGAGTGGAAGGTGGCCGCCTGCGGCAACTCCGGCCTCTTCTACCGCGGCGAGGAGAGCGCCGACCTGGCGCCCATCTACCGGACCTCGCTGGAAGCCCAGATCCTCGACGACACCTGCCACCCGGACGCGCGCTTCCCGAGCCACCGCGCGGGCGGCCTCTACGACCTCTACGCGCCCACCGCCCAGGTCTCACGGCCCGGCGACTGGAACACGCTGCGCATCGTCGCCGACGGAGCGCGCATCGAGCATGTCCTGAACGGCACCCGCATCGTAGACGCCGAGCAGGGCTCGGCCGACTGGAACGCCCGGATGGCGGTCAGCAAGTTCCGCGACGCCGAGGCCTTCCCCGGCTACGGCACCCGGCGCGCGGGGATCGTCGGGCTCCAGGATCACGGCGACACGCTGCAGGTCCGCACCGTTCGCATTCGCACCCTCTAA